A single window of Salvia splendens isolate huo1 chromosome 8, SspV2, whole genome shotgun sequence DNA harbors:
- the LOC121744165 gene encoding QWRF motif-containing protein 2-like, protein MMMVAAVLEPVSTAKPQTPKTQQEHSRRPPLLEPDKGYANGVANNQRKPKSRVVSSRYMSPSTSTSTSNSSSLSSSSSSNARRYPSPLISRSSTPAPNAPKRSVSVDRRRSAAATPLMPDLVSRSGNAAELSAARVTSTRSLSVSFQGEAFSLPISKTKAAAPSPNARKLTPERRRGGTPLRGGGDQVENSKLSDHNRWPARNRGGNLLSPSLDCRGGGGDRSKLVGSANGIRTLQQLINDGIRASLDRRLSLDLGNSDLIKAAPDGNSVSNGVSLPCDLTASDSDSVSSDSTSGVQEFGGGVNGWNGPRGIAGSARFWQETNSRLRRLQDPGSPLSMSPTSKLMVPPNLRRSSSDGHGLSMSSPARGASPARGGIRPASPSKLMTPVRSSPSPSRGHSLSRIKNAVSTINNNFTESPSVLSFAVDVRRGKVGENRIFDAHLLRLLYNRNLQWRFVNATTEAVMLAQKHSAGKNLWNAWIAISDLRDTVTIKSHKLQLLRQKLRLASILKGQMPFLEDWACMEGDHSDSLLGAIEALKASTLRLPVVGGATANVLGLKDAIGSAFDVMHGMASSISLLLPVVEEVNTLVTEMAQVAAKEQALLERCTDLISSLAAMQVRDTSLRTHVIQHNFVRSA, encoded by the exons TAGATACATGTCCCCTTCAACTTCGACTTCCACATCAAATTCATCCTCActttcctcctcttcttcttccaatgCGAGAAGGTACCCTTCCCCTTTAATTTCACGAAGCTCGACGCCGGCGCCGAATGCCCCCAAAAGGTCTGTTTCCGTCGACCGGCGGAGGTCGGCAGCGGCAACGCCTCTAATGCCCGATCTCGTTTCAAGGAGTGGAAATGCTGCTGAATTGTCAGCTGCTCGCGTGACTTCTACCCGGAGTTTGTCGGTATCGTTTCAAGGAGAAGCCTTTTCGCTTCCCATTAGTAAAACTAAGGCGGCAGCGCCGTCGCCTAATGCGAGGAAATTGACGCCGGAGAGGAGAAGGGGTGGCACTCCGTTGAGAGGGGGAGGAGACCAGGTGGAGAATTCTAAGCTTTCTGATCACAATCGCTGGCCTGCCAGGAATCGGGGAGGTAATCTGTTGTCACCGAGTTTGGATTGCCGTGGCGGCGGTGGTGATCGGAGTAAGTTGGTGGGATCTGCGAATGGAATCCGAACTCTGCAGCAATTGATTAATGATGGGATTAGGGCTTCTCTTGATAGAAGGTTGAGTCTTGATTTGGGGAATTCTGACCTAATAAAGGCAGCTCCTGATGGGAATTCAGTTAGTAATGGAGTCTCATTGCCTTGTGATCTCACTGCATCTGATTCAGACAGTGTTTCCTCAGACAGTACTTCGGGAGTTCAAGAATTCGGTGGGGGAGTCAATGGCTGGAATGGGCCTCGCGGGATAGCCGGTTCGGCTAGGTTTTGGCAGGAAACGAATAGCCGGCTGAGGAGGCTGCAGGATCCAGGTTCACCTCTGTCAATGAGTCCTACCTCTAAACTGATGGTGCCACCAAATTTGAGAAGGAGTTCTAGTGATGGTCATGGTCTTTCGATGTCATCCCCTGCTCGTGGCGCGTCCCCTGCTCGCGGTGGTATAAGACCTGCCTCTCCGAGCAAGCTCATGACGCCTGTTAGgtcatctccatctccatctcggGGCCACAGTCTATCTCGGATAAAAAATGCTGTTAGCACCATTAATAACAATTTCACCGAGTCACCTTCAGTCCTTAGTTTTGCTGTTGATGTCCGGAGGGGCAAAGTAGGGGAAAATCGGATTTTTGATGCTCACTTGTTAAGACTCTTGTACAACCGGAACCTGCAGTGGCGCTTTGTAAATGCAACAACTGAGGCGGTTATGTTGGCGCAGAAACACAGTGCAGGG AAAAATCTGTGGAACGCCTGGATAGCAATCTCTGACCTACGTGATACTGTCACCATAAAAAGTCATAAACTGCAGTTGCTGAGGCAAAAGTTGAGATTAGCTTCTATTCTCAAAGGACAA ATGCCCTTTTTAGAGGATTGGGCTTGTATGGAAGGAGACCACTCAGATTCTCTGCTTGGAGCTATCGAAGCCTTAAAGGCTAGCACACTTCGCCTTCCAGTCGTTGGAGGAGCTACT GCCAATGTTCTAGGCTTGAAGGATGCAATAGGTTCGGCTTTTGATGTTATGCACGGAATGGCATCATCAATATCTTTACTTCTGCCAGTG GTTGAGGAAGTAAACACTTTAGTGACAGAAATGGCACAAGTGGCTGCCAAAGAGCAAGCTTTACTCGAAAGATGCACAGATCTGATCTCCTCGTTAGCAGCCATGCAG GTACGAGACACTAGTTTGAGAACACATGTAATACAGCATAACTTTGTACGATCAGCTTAA
- the LOC121743631 gene encoding LOB domain-containing protein 38-like codes for MSCNGCRILRKGCNEKCILRESIQCMESPQSQANATLFVAKFFGRAGLISFLSSVSHSQRPALFQSLLFEACGRTVNPVNGAVGLLWTGNWHVCQSAVETVLRGGVIRPLPEFEEGSTQETNENSLYASRDLNKRLKASDGVEARSRGRKRPATPSDESETTTLESGYDLQLNGHGRDEAKLLSLFS; via the exons atGAGTTGCAACGGATGCAGAATACTTCGAAAAGGATGCAATGAAAAGTGCATATTGAGAGAGAGCATACAATGCATGGAGAGCCCTCAATCTCAAGCCAACGCCACCCTCTTCGTCGCCAAATTCTTCGGCCGCGCCGGCCTCATCTCCTTCCTCTCCTCCGTCTCCCACTCCCAACGACCCG CTCTTTTCCAATCTCTCCTCTTTGAAGCGTGCGGGAGGACGGTCAACCCGGTCAACGGAGCGGTCGGCTTGCTCTGGACGGGCAATTGGCACGTGTGCCAGTCGGCGGTGGAGACAGTCCTCCGCGGCGGAGTCATCCGCCCCTTGCCGGAGTTCGAGGAGGGATCGACGCAAGAGACTAACGAGAATTCTCTCTACGCATCGCGAGATTTGAATAAGAGGCTGAAAGCATCGGATGGTGTCGAGGCCAGAAGCAGGGGGAGGAAGAGACCGGCTACGCCCTCGGATGAGTCCGAAACGACGACGTTGGAGAGCGGCTATGATTTGCAGCTCAACGGCCATGGACGTGATGAAGCAAAGCTTCTAAGCCTCTTTTCttaa